aaaattataatattaaatacttaaatattaaaataaacacTTGATTGATTGCTGACCAACATTGATCGGCGTTGATAAGTCATGTGGTGCTATTAGAACAAGTCATGTgtccttttaaaaattattatataaattatattgattaaaaatgtaaaaagtatatataatatataaaattaaaaaattaaaacgttattttaaaaataaaatatataattgtaaattgtaaaagtcaaaataatgtataaaaatataaaaaaaggtatttaactttcaagtaatagcaaaaaaaaaacttgaaatttaaataatttttagaattttataattatatattttagaattttataattttttaaacttttaaaatattttttacaatttttcaaattttgtaataaataatgttaatttcaactaatttcttttcaattattatatttttaatttttttataatttatatgctttttctagattatatatatttttatttctatttttcatattgtttaatgtgtatatatatttaataaaagaataTATTTTACTTTTACATAAAGATGTCATGTGGTGTTTTGTGATtagttataatatatttttaatttctatcgAAAATGGACTAAAAAATATAACGGAGTTATACTTTAAATACCAAATTAGGAAGTGAATGTACTTTTGATgtcaaaatagataaaaaattaaatatcaaaatgagaaaactggTATACTTTAAAagtcaaatagtgaataagtaaTTTTTTAAGTTCGTTCTTATTGATGTAATTTAAGAGTTTATTGGTCAATCACAAATTATTCGTTAATGAAACAACTATGATAAATAAAATGgtgataaaataaaacttaaaattgCAATAAAGAAAATTATTGTAATAAAAGTAATTTGTAGATGATGTAAATAGCATGATAAATCatgaaatttaaacaaaaatacataataaaaatatacaaaatagCTTAGGACGGATTtggtaaaaatttaaaatcttaaaacgctttgggataaattttaaaatgtaaaatttgttttagtgtaattatatatatatatatatatatatatatatatatatgagattctaatttaattttcatatcaatttgatattttatttatcatacaattgatTATATTCCTCTTTATTTATTATACAATTCATTATATTCCTTCAAACTTGCATATAATTAGAttgatttgttttaaaatttgtatAATTGCTAATTGAGTTTTAGTTCGATTGGCATGAATATTATTGTCAATCGAGAAGGATGTGGGTTCGAATGTATTGAAACttattatccttctatttatgcGTTAGGAGGAGTTATGGATAATTTTaggtattattttaaaaaaaacaaatataatcaaaatttataataaaattattaataataatgaaattaattaCTGTAgcataaaataaaaagataactAAATGCATTGAACCATACTACCTATCTAAAGGGCCTTAGATTTTGCATTTGGGTTAACTAACCTAAACCCAAACTGAATATGCCCAAACCCTAGCTCACTAGTTTGCCGCTTAAAtgccaaaataaatatataaataaagaataataaaaaataaagaataataaaaaatataattacagTTTTGTATCTCTACTAATTTGAAATTTAAGATTTCACCCCTCTTCTTTAGttcaatataatttatttatttattattataaaatttattaacagATCCAAATTGATAACATAACTTTTTGTTATTAAGGCGatgatataaatttattattattatttgatcacGTAATCTGGACCACGTGAAAATCAAATTGATCGTGTTTGATTTATAATAATTTACATGTGAATCGAATGCTTAAAACTAATTCTAAACATAATTCGAGTGATCACTATAATAATAGTATCTAGCGGTGCTATCGATTTGGATCTATTAATAAAATACCAATTAGGGACAACACTAAAGGGTTAGGTAAGATCCTAActcctaaaaaataaaaatttgtgttttaacccatttgaaattaaaaaaattataaactaaTAAATAGTAACATTGTATTTCCCTCTAAAACGTTAAAATTGTGATTTATGATTTCTAGAAATTATAAAGTTTTAAACTtacaatatattttaattatcctaaaatttttaatttaatttcgaccctacgcttaaaattttttctaaaaaagtTTATATTATCATTTTAACAATAGCAACTAAGAAAGTTAtcaactttaataaaataataatattataaaagaaaagaggctaaattacataaaattaaagtatgaagcttaaataaaaattttagcatAATAAAGGGACTAAAACCATAATTAGGACTAAAAAAGAGTGTCAGTTTCGTGATATTAGCAAAAGTTAATGCCTGAATTTGCAAAGCCGAAACTCGGCCGCTTTTGATATACAGAATCTGAGCTTTCCAATCTTTACATGCAAAAGAAAATTTGATCAAATTTCTGCGAAAAATAAAGCTATATATATAAAAAGCAGGTATTATATTTGTGGTTTGCCTTTAAATCTTTACCGATTGAGGAAAAAAATTATactgtttaatttttattatttctgaTTTTAGGGTTTTGTCGAACAAATTTCGTTAATTATTTGCTTTTATTCGTCGTCTTGTGTCTTgaaatcaatttattattttgttttgggGTTCGGGTTCTTTTgaatttgatttcttttttaGCTATTGAAAGAAGTGGAGCTGATGGGTTCGTCTTTCGGTGAAGCTTTTCCAGCAATGCAGGTACTGTCTCAGCTAAATACTTTAAAATCAAATTTAGAGTTTTCGAAAAATTTTCTGAAATGAATTGATGTCTTAGGTTATCGTGTTTGAACTCAATTCGGCATTTATGTATTGGCAGGAAACTTTGCTGGAGTTTCGTGCTGGTAAAATGATGTTGGAAGGAAAAAGGGTTGTCCCTGATACACGTAAAGGGCTCATTCGCATAGCTAGGGTATTATCAATTAAAGAACTTTCGGTTATACCTATTTTATCTTTTGGGTTTTATTAGTTTTATACATTATGTGTTTAGATAATGGAATTGTTATctgttttagattatttttatctgAAACTGTTGTGAGCTTACCACTTTTCTGTTCCAGGGTGAGGAGGGACTGGTTCATTTTCAGTGGCTTGATCGGACTCAAAATGTTATTGAAGATGTATCCCGCTTCCTATAGTTTGCTTTTGTTGTTttacttaaaatattttattctgTACGAACATTGAGGCTTGCAGGTTTTATCGTAGCAGCCTTTCAGTTTTGACTTTTATATGCTGCTTCTGATTTTGTAGTCTAGGAATCAATTTTGCATGTACGTGTCTGTGtatatgcatgcatttcattctAAAATGTAGTTTGGGGGTCTTTTAGAGTTTAATATAAGTTCAGCATGTATGCTTGTTAACACATTGTATGTGTATACTTTTCATGTTAACTATTAGTCACATTAGTTCTATCTTCTCATCTTGTTAATGTCTGGAATAGTTTGCTATGTTGTCCATCTTTGCTATTTAGAAGTCAGAAGCAATGTTGTCTGATAGGTCACattgttttattttatgtatAGGTTTCCATCTGGTTAACTGATATGGTTAAGAATTGATTTTTAATTCTTGTCCTTTAATAGCTTAGTTTCATTGTTAATATTCAGACCTGTGATTAACATTCTATGCCTACTTTACCCTGTTATTATTGCTTGATTCATAAAAATGTTAATATAACATGTGAGTActcttttttctttccctttcccTTTTCCTTCACATGACATATTATAGGATCAGATTATTTTCCCCGATGAGGCTGTTTTTGAGAAGGTATTTAATTGTCTTTTGAACTatttaaatcttttaaaataCGTTGATTATCAAATTGGATTATATTAGCTTTTTTAAGTGATCTTGAATATTATTGTACTTGGATAACATAGGTTAATCAAGCATCAGGCAGGGTTTACATATTAAAGTTCAATACCGACGACCGGAAGTTCTTTTTCTGGATGCAGGTTAGGTTTGTTAATTTGCTTCCTGTGTAGCTAAGTCTCTGCTATTTTTTGCTAAGTTGTTTTCATTCTTATTCGCTCAGGAGCCGAAAGCTGAAGATGACTCACAATTATGTTGCGCGGTCAATAATTTCATCAATCAACCATTAGGTATAAATGGATCACATTTTCTGGTTAAGTTTAGGGTTTAAATATGCATTCTAGTCATCAAGGTTATCCTTCTGCATGGATTGCTTTGGTATGTTTATAATAAGACatattctctctctctctttgttttatgtttttaattttgttttatggATTCCTTTTAACTTTAATAGATTGTATATTTATCCTGCTTTTAGTTTCCCATATGAGTTATCTGCTCTTCCAATTTTGGTTTACTTGGTCCTATATTTTTGCTTTTATGGTTCCcttttttctattattattgTTGAAGCATCCTCATCTTACTTTATGTTGATAAAATCATATCAGTCATGGCTTTCTTAACCAGTCTCTGTGTGTGTGTTGGTTCCTGCTACTCTGATGTAAGCAATCACATCATTAAACATGGCTTTCTTGATCACAGTCTcactctctctctttctctcttgtTGCCCTTAATTGTCATCCTTCACTCTTTAACTTTATCTTTTGCAATATATTTCAGTATCTAAAATTGGAAACCCCTGCATGCATAGATACCATATCTAGCTTTCTACCTCCCTTCCCTTCCCCTCCCCTCCCCCTCCTCCCTCCTCTTCTGTCTCTTCCTTTGTCTTAATATTTCAGTGTTAACTCCTCATGCATCAAAACCACTCTGTTAGTGGACTAGGCCTTCATACATTAACCAATTTTATATTTGAAGAATGGCTATTTGCTCAATGTGGGTGGAATAGGGGGAATTATCCggaaattgattttattttatttttttaatattcaaCAGAACTTGGTGTAGATGAGCCTGATGCTTCTGAGCCTTTGCAAGCGTTTGAAGACATGGTTGAAGATGATATTTCATCAAGGTAAAGCCATTGTTATAAGGATACCCCTCATTCATGTAGAAAGATTACTATAAATGGTATTTgcaaacacaaaattgaaaaacTAAATGTTGTCTACTTTATTTTCAGATGTCTTGTGGTCCAGCCTATCCTTGTGTCATACATGTCAATGTTGTGAaactttataattaaaattagtaTTAATAAAACAATATTAGGCATGTTGATGAATGCACTTACATGGCTTGTGGTCGATTAGTTCTAGAAATTAAATTGTTTGTAAAAATTTTAGGAAGAGGACTGAGGTTTAGAATCAATTTTAAATTGAATATATGAGTGTTGTTTTTATTGAAGTACCTGTCAGTTCCTCTATTCATTGACCTTGGTTGGCTTAGACCGAAAGAAAATCAGAAATTTGAGCTCTATTCTTTTTCAAGATATTAGCCACTTGTTCAAAAttcttatgtttttatttatccAAACTTTTCAGAGCTGGAAACTTGACTGTTACAAACTTAGGTGCTGAAGCGATTAGTGATGTAACCTCTTCATCAGGGCCAGTTAAATTGGAAGACTTGCAAAGAATACTGAGCAATATTGGTCCAGCAGGTATGTAGTTCATTAATTGCAGAATGcttgttactattttgttattagaTCATTTTGAGCTCTAACACCGTTGTTTTGTGGTTGTATCTGTTGCAGAGGTAGCTGGTGAGCCAGATGgaggtgattttttttttctttttatatttaagAGCATCTGGTAATATTGGAATTGAACCTGTTAAGTTTCTAgggaaatttttttttctttgttataTTTCCACGTGTGAAGTATTTTTTTTTCCAATATATTTGTAgaagtaataataaaattgtaGTTGTGATATTATCAGTGTAAAGCTAGTGATTTTGCTTTTGATCCAATACTTTAACCAGCTAATGTAACATATTTTTAAGAGTGAGAGTAGTCTGATATGCAGTCCTTGAAATAACAATTCTGCTTGATGCTACTCTCAGAGTTAAGCCATATCCGTCAACCTTTGTGTTTGTAGTCAAAGAAATTTGACGAGTCTATTATTTCTCAAGAGCTGTCCACTTTTGGTATTCTCAATTGATACCATACCGTTAGGAAGTGGTTTGACGTGAAGTTTCACATTTTCTGTTGCTTTTCTTTGACACGACTCCACCTCCTTCCCTTTTTTATCCTACCAGGCTTGGGGTTGGATGATATTTTGAAGCCAGATTTGATAATGCCATTAATTGAGACATTGTCATTGGAAGAGCGATTAGCTTCATATTTACCAGAGGTATATAATAGTTGCACTGTTTCGGTTTTCTTTCTATATTTTATGTTCTCCGAATATGAAGTTATTGGTGTTTCAGGGTCAATGGACACCTGAGGATTTGTTAGAGTTGCTGCAGAGTCCTCCTTTCCGTCAGCAAGTAGATTCATTTACCTATGTGAGGAATTAGAACCCACACTATTGTTTGTTTGTAAATTTTCAATGCACTGTTCAATTTCATGAGGTTGCTTTCTCTCTGTTATAGGTACTTCGAACCGGACAGATAGATTTGTCTCAGTTCGGTATTGATCCAAGTAAATGTGAGTAGTCTGCAGTTCCAAATAAATTTTAGTATCGGACATTGCGATGGTTCTTCATGGTTAATTTATTTAACCATTCCTTTTTTTGCAGATAAGTTCACTGTTTTATCTTTCCTTGAGGCACTTGAAGATTCTGTTTCCAAAACTTCTGGAGAAACACAAGATGAAAAAGATGTAAGACCTCAATCCTGTAATCGTAATGACCCCATGGATGAGAGCAAGTGACAGATAATTTCATCTGCTACTGTTCCCATCACTCTCTTTTATCATAGGAGAGAATAGTTCATCCCTGTTTTAATTATTCTTCTTGTTTGGGTGGGTGttctggaaaaaaaaaaaggcagaAAAAAGAAAGCAATGAAGAATGGAAATGGTTTTTATTGTGGTTCAAAGTTTTAAGCTATTGTATAATACAAcccaaaaaacaaaaacaaaaaaagaagaaaaaattgtGTTGAAGATTAAGTGGATAATTTCTTGGTTTTTTTAGGACCATTTTTAATACCTTTTGAACATACACGGAAAGCATTGAATTGGTGAAAACATATAAAGGTCAAGTGTATGTTCTGTTGGATTTTTGTTACATTGGAATTCCTATCAGATTTTTGTGTGTTTTATTGCTCTATGGTTATGGTTTCCATTAGACCTGAAAATTGGGCTTGAGTCAATCTAGGTTAGgtcattttgggttttaaattttcaGGTTTAGATCATTTTAAGTTTGGATTGTTTCTGACTAGAATCATTTTGGGTTCGTATTGTTGGGATTTGTTTGTTAGGGTTTTTGAGTCAAGATCATAGGTTTTTTcagggtaaaagtaccatggaggtcTTTATATTAGGAGTCGAATTACATTTTGCCCTCTACTTAGAAAAAGATAAATTAGTTCTTATACGTTAGATTAAAGtgcaaattagtcattttattaaaaaaattcatcAATTTCTGTTATTAAAAATTGGTTTTTGTATGTAAGTATAAGGTACACGTGGCATGTTGGGTTATTTTGTCAACTATGTCAATTTTTAATAGCTcgaatggatgaaatttttaatagaaagtaTCAATTTACTCTTTAGTTTAATGTACAAttactaatttatctattttttgacTAAAAgtaaaatgcaatctgactcctaGTGTAGGGGCTTTTATGGTATTTTACTGCTcttttttggtcattttgaatTACTTGCATGAATTTTGTTGTTCACATGTAACCTAGATGATTGATTGATAAGTTTTTAATATAGATTCAAGTATATAACATATTTATGTaatgataaatgattataatgaaaaaAGTATAGTCCAACGAACCATTAGGCACATGAACTAGCAGTCATTTGATGACTGATGATGGTCCATAATGAACTCATTTTGCTCATTGCATCCATCGGTGGAAGTGGTCAataccgaagcatatcttccgcCGTAGATTCGCAAAAAGTTCAATGATTCAATTCTCGGCTGCTCCACTGGCAGATTCCCTTCCAACATGCCGACCACATTTGACATAGTCGGCCTCTGCCGTGGCTCCATTTGCACGCAGCATAAGGCCACTTGTACAAGTCTCTCAACCTCCTCACTCTCGGCCCTT
Above is a genomic segment from Gossypium arboreum isolate Shixiya-1 chromosome 8, ASM2569848v2, whole genome shotgun sequence containing:
- the LOC108470226 gene encoding 26S proteasome regulatory subunit RPN13 isoform X1 is translated as MGSSFGEAFPAMQETLLEFRAGKMMLEGKRVVPDTRKGLIRIARGEEGLVHFQWLDRTQNVIEDDQIIFPDEAVFEKVNQASGRVYILKFNTDDRKFFFWMQEPKAEDDSQLCCAVNNFINQPLELGVDEPDASEPLQAFEDMVEDDISSRAGNLTVTNLGAEAISDVTSSSGPVKLEDLQRILSNIGPAEVAGEPDGGLGLDDILKPDLIMPLIETLSLEERLASYLPEGQWTPEDLLELLQSPPFRQQVDSFTYVLRTGQIDLSQFGIDPSKYKFTVLSFLEALEDSVSKTSGETQDEKDVRPQSCNRNDPMDESK
- the LOC108470226 gene encoding 26S proteasome regulatory subunit RPN13 isoform X2, which encodes MQETLLEFRAGKMMLEGKRVVPDTRKGLIRIARGEEGLVHFQWLDRTQNVIEDDQIIFPDEAVFEKVNQASGRVYILKFNTDDRKFFFWMQEPKAEDDSQLCCAVNNFINQPLELGVDEPDASEPLQAFEDMVEDDISSRAGNLTVTNLGAEAISDVTSSSGPVKLEDLQRILSNIGPAEVAGEPDGGLGLDDILKPDLIMPLIETLSLEERLASYLPEGQWTPEDLLELLQSPPFRQQVDSFTYVLRTGQIDLSQFGIDPSKYKFTVLSFLEALEDSVSKTSGETQDEKDVRPQSCNRNDPMDESK